Genomic DNA from Zonotrichia albicollis isolate bZonAlb1 chromosome 25, bZonAlb1.hap1, whole genome shotgun sequence:
tgatattggcactttgggattggtttagagtagaagtgcgctgtctaacataggtgataggtattgggaattcagtgtaaatatgttatatgtagtttgtagtataaaaggacaacaccaagtgcctgtggctgccctgctgagcagacctcggctgggcagaaagaaaattttgtagataagaattgataaacaacctcaagaccaaaaagtgaagagtccaaaCTCGTTCTTCAGCCACATGGGCCAAAGccgagacatcctgcacatctcgggGCAGCAGTTAACAACCAAAACCCGAGACCCAGGGaaagggatggggcagccccagctctttgcacagcagtgctcccTCTGCCAGCTTGGAGAGGAGATGGCATGGAGGGACCAGGGACTGCTCAGCTGGAGCCTTCCTCTGCCCCAGGGGCTTGCTGAGGGTCTCTGGTGTAGTTTCTGCCCTTCCCAAGGGGAAGCAGGGCCACTGATTGCACTGTTCTCCCAGCGGGCAGGTCCTGGGGAGGAGATCCTTCGAGGGGCGGATCTGTGCCtgtcctggcagggacaggaaagCTGATGAGGATCATTTCCGAGAGCAGCAAGCCCTGAACGAGAGCACGGCCAAGAACGGCAACGCCAACAAGCGCAGTGAGTGCCCTGACAGGGGTGGGGGGCTCAGGACACCCAAAATCCCTGCCCTCCACAAGTCTGGGCTCAAATCCACACTCTGAGATGATGCTTTGACCTTTCTCCACTAAATCTCATAAGCTGGACCCCCACCCTCTCCTCACAGAGCCTGGGCATGGCTCTCATGGCTGGATATATAAATTCATTCTTGACAATAACAAAGGGACCCTCCCATGCCAGGCCTCAAGGGAATGGATACCTTTTTTACAAAATTATTAACAAAATAAGAATTATTTCATGAACCTAAAAGCATCAGGAAAAACACCTCAGGAGAATTAGCAATATGTACAGTAATATAAACAAAAGTATATTTCTCCTATGAAATCAACTTTCACAGCCTTTCATGTGAAGTCTTACCCGTGTATTCATAACTTTCAAATCAGAGCTTGAAAACACAATAAAacccacacaaaaaaaacccacaaagccCCGCCAGAATATATTTTCCAAAGCTATGATTACCTGGTAATCAAATAACTTTTAATTTACCAGTAAgcaaataacttttaaaatgttCAATATACCACGAAAAATTTAGCTTCATAAACTTGTTCATAACATCATAATATTCCCTGTTTTGTATGATGCATAACCTgaattttttcatagaaaagaAATGTggtctgattttaaaaaatattagttttaattttaatatccTACACAGCTTGAAGTGCCCCCTGCCATGTCCTGTCTCCCACAACTCTATCAATtctcttctcctctcctttccagccttcaagcagagcccccagggcatCCCAGCGCTGGGCACTGGCATTAAGAAACGGAGGCACGGGGAGGAGGAGATGTACTACGTGCCTGTAAGTGTGGGTGAGCTGCAATGGGGTCAGAAATCCATTTGGGACAGTGGTGGGACATCGTCCCCTCTGCCAGAAACACCTTGGGGAGGGGATGTGGGGAGGGGATGTGGGGAGGGGATGTGGGGAGGGGATGTAGGGGCCTTGGGAATAGGAGCAAAAGCATCCATGGACACACATGTCCAAGGGATTGAGGCATCCCAAACAGTCCCTGGCCACAGTGACAGTCTGCTGggtggaaaaaaagggagaatgAGGAATTGGCCAGGTGGGATGGGAATAAAGCAAAGTCCCGGTGTTGTTCCCTCCTCCAGGTGCGAGGCCGGGAGAACTTTGAGATCCTGATGAAGATAAAGGAGAGCCTGGAGCTGGTGGAGCTGGTCCCACAGCAGCTGGTGGATTCCtaccggcagcagcagcagcagctccatcagagGCAGtgagtgctgccccagcccctgagacccccaaaactccATAAGCCCCCCATAGTTCCTGAGACTCCCATAGCCCCTGAGACCCTCACAGCTCCTGAGACCCCCACAGACCCTGAGACCCCTATAGGCCCTGAGACCCTCACAGGCCCCAAGACTCTCACAGCCCCTGAGACCCTCACAGGCCTCAAGATCCCCATAGGCCCTGAGACCCCCACAGGCCCTGAGACCCCCATAGGCCCTGAGACTTCCACAGTTCTGAGaccctcccagccctggagaCCTCCACAGCCCCCAAGACTCTCACAGCCCCTAAGATCCTCACAGGCCCCAAGACCCCCATAGGCCCTGAAACCCCCACAGCCCGagaccctcacagcctctgaaGATCCCCCAGTCCCTGAGATCCCCCCAGTCCCTGAGAACCCCCCAGTCCTCCAGGCCCCTGCAGCCTCCTGAAACCCCCACAGTTCTGAGATCTCCACCATCACTGAGGCCTCCATCATCCCTAAAATCCCTACAGTCATCCAGAGCCCTGAAGCTCCTCAAGCCTCTGCAGTTCCTGAGACCCCCACAGTTCCTGAGACTGCCACAGTCCCTGAGACCCCTAAAGCCCCCTCAgacccctgcagcccctcgagaccctcacagcctctgagCACCTTTACTAGGGAGGCTGGATGGGTTGGGAGGGAGCtccaggccagagcagggcagctccatCCCACCCACCCCAGTCTGACCAGAGTGTTCCCTCCCCAAACAGGAGCCAGCTGCAGACACCTTCCTCCTACGGCCCCGTCCTTTCCCCCATGAACAAAGTGCACGGAGGAGGGATCAACAAGCTGCCCTCTGTGAACCAGCTGGTGGGGCAGCCTGCCCAGCACGGCTCCAGCTCTGCACCCGGCCTGGGCCCCATGGGTACGTCCTCTGTCGGCAggctgggctctccctgcccagaAATGGGGTTTATTACTGATTTCTTGATTTCTGGGGCCCTCCCTGGGGGTTCCCCTGTTGGGGAAAACTCTCATGGAGCAGTTCTGTGTCAGGAAAAGGAGATACACTTTTTCAGTCTTCAGCTAGTTGTTTATCGTTATCTTATCAAAACCTCAGCACATTGTCTACACCAGACTTTGAGCACAGGAAAAGCACCCCAAAAATGATGTACAGATGTACAGATGTACAgtttcaaggtcttttaaagTTGCCCCATCCAATTAACTTTTAaagcacattttatttttacctgTCTACCAATAACTCATCCTTTGTCAGTCCACATAATCTAAAACTGTGGCTTTCCTTGACCAatcaccctgtgccaccagcactgcagaaaatgaagtaaattaagaagaagaaaaagcttgGGACAATGCCCGATGTCTTCTATCTTGCCTCCATCTActacatactaaaaatcccaaaacctaactTTCTCACCCAAGTGACAtactacactactctctataatgTATTTCACACTTCTGTAGACtctagtctatcttgaagtcctGGGAGCTTTCTCCATGGGTGAGGGTCAAAGCCAGTGCTTCTCTGgggtcagagcagacagagaaatatttcctgggttcccacaggtGTGGGTGGTTTCTAATGGGTGCATTTGTTGCCACTGCCCAGGACCTGGAATGCTGAACAGCCACCCCATGCAGAGCAATGGAGAAATGAACGGGGGCCACTCCTCCCAGTCCATGGTGTCAGGGTCCCACTGCACCCCCCCTCCGCCCTACAACGCCGACCCCAGCCTCGTCAGGTAGGGAAGGCACCTGGtgtcctgtctgtctgtcctctgTTCCTCGCTGTGTCCCTCGCTCTAACCTTCCCATCTGTCTGGCAACTGGTCAGCTGGCCACTGGCCCCAACTGAGAAatcactgctgctcctctcacCTAAGCAACCAAAGCCCAGCTACCAATCAGTCAGGAGCCCCCACTGCCCTCATACACCTTCCTGATCCCTGATCAATTAGAAATTAAGTACATCCTAAAGAGGGTCTTGTCCTACCTGTCCAATGGCACATAGCTTTATGAGcttcccccttccccttccaGCAACACCTGGAAATGGCTATGTGGCTTATTTCAACCAGAAATACATTAACAGCTCTGCAGGTTTTTCATGTTTTGGCCTTTAAAAAGACCACGGATGTTTTGACAGACCTTGGGCCAGCATCCAcacagggcagagcccagggcatgCCCTGATCCCCTTCCCCAGTAGCTTGAGCTCCCTCATATTATATGAGTTCATGAGCCAAAATCTCAGATAATCAGGAGGAAAACATGTGTAGTTTTAGGAATGAACACAACCCCACAGTGTGCTTTGACCTTAGTGCCAGTGGAGCACCCATGGAGCTCTCCACATCCCCCACCTGCCATGGTCTGTCCCACAGAGATAGGACACAGCTGTTGTTCATGAGAACTTAATGCCACTTTATTTTCCAAACTTTCTCTGCAGTTTTTTAACAGGATTGGGGTGTCCAAACTGCATCGACTATTTCACCTCACAAGGGTTACAGAATATTTACCACCTGCAGAACCTATCCATAGAGGTAAATGCTTTGGGGAGATCTGTTCTTATACCACTTGTTTCCCACAGCTGTTGGTCTGAAAGTGTTTTGGAGGAAGGGAAACCTGTGCCCCAACCCCTCACACAGAATGTGTTCCCAGGATTGATGCCTGTCATTCCTGCCCCCTTGTTGGTCCTTTGGGGGTAGCTATTGCTCAGGCCTTGGTGAAAATCACAACCagccccaaaaaaccacaaccagTCTCAACTTCTTCCTCCAGACTCTCAAAAATACAGAGATCAAAGATCTCCAGGCCAGAGCTCAGGGAGATTTTCCACCTAACACAGAGAACACAGCTGAGGTGCTCAGGGGAACACCGCATATcccacagagccagcaggggcactccacagcagctcagggaggttTAATCTGGTCTCACTTCTTCCCCTGCTAATCTTTAGAATGAAAGAGGCTGAAGTCTGGAATGAAATAACCCAGGTCAGGCAAAAGATGTCAGAAAAAGCATGGAGGGGATGCTGGAAATACCTGTGTGTGCCCAGAGCATCATCCTCTGCTGCTGGTACCAGGGGTGGCACCGGAGCTGTTCCGGAACCCATCAGAGgaacaagaaaaaggaaaattctgaACCCTTTGATCCATGGAAAACCCTGTAAATCCCTGAGCTGGTGTTTTGACTGAGACAGAGCTCCTGCCCAACCCTGTTTTGACCTCGTTTTGCCCCAGGCAGGTGTAGCAGTGTCTCtacctggcagctgcagcatccctcAGGAGAGATGATGATTTGTCACTGGTGGCTGGGGCCAGTTGTGTAACCTGAGCCTGGTTCTGGACCATTTGCTGAACTAACTCCATGACTGCCTGTCAGCTGTCCACTGGAACGTTTAGGAATGGCCAAAACTTGtgtcagggcagagctgtgtgtctgAGTCGTGTGTAGCTACTAATTGCATACTCGCTGTCTGCTCCAGTTAACACTCCCGTGAGTCTCTGTGCTGGCATTAACATGgacccctggcagctcccccCTGTGCTGGTGTGTGTCCTGGCACATGTCCCCAGTCTGAGGTCACCCAcctcagggctggaggctggTGCTACTCCAGCCTCCTGGGCCAGGACCAGAGCAGAGGCCATCCCAAGTGCACAGCCACAAGGATGCTCCACACGCTGCTCTGCAACCTGTGTTCAAGGGGAATgatcccttccttccctcccattTCCACATCAGTTTGATGTGAACCCTTcccaaaataacaacaaaaatctCCAACCTGCAAACCTGCAGTTACTTGGTTACAAATGGGAAATAACCCAGGGTGTgttggtgttcacaggggtcccaggatgagggaagagatgtgaatcttgactccatgtttcagaaggctgatttattattttatgatatatattatactaaaagaaaattatgtattaaaactatactaaaaagaatagaagaaaagatttcatcaaaAGGCTAGCAAGtgatagaaaggaatgataataaaatcttgtgactgaccagagagtccgagacagctggaatgtgattggccattaactaaaaacaaccacatgagaccaatcaaagatgcacccgctgcattccacagcagcagataattattgtttacatttcatttctgaggcgtcttctcaggagaaaaaatcctggcaaaaggatttttcataaaatatgtctgtgacagccaGGGGATGCATCCATGGCCATGGGTGCACCATGATGAACCCATGGCCATGGTGGCAGGTCCAGCTCTGCCGTGTTGGGCTTTGCGCCCAtgttttcccccaaaaaacaacctGGGGCTCTCTCCTGCTGGTCCAGCCCCATTCTGCCAGCTGTGCCTCAGCGGTGTTGTCCTTGCAGGATCTCGCAGCACTGAAGATCCCGGAGCAGTACCGCATGATCATCTGGCGGGGCCTGCAGGAGCTCAAGCAGAGCCACGACTACGGGGCCCAGCAGCTGATccgctccagcagcagcaacgCCTCCACCATCTCCATCGGCAGCTCGGGCGAGCTGCAGCGGCAGCGGGTGATGGAGGCCGTGCATTTCCGCGTGCGCCACACCATCACCATCCCCAACCGCGGCACCGCCGACGACTGGGCCGACTTCGGCTTCGACCTGCCGGACTGCAAATCCCGCAAACAGTCCATAAAGGAGGAGTTCACGGAGGGAGAGATCAACTGAGGGGCTCCAGACGCTGGCGGGGTGATAAACGCCCCTCCACCCCCTCAAAAATGTGTTTGCAGCCTTGGGCACGTGGAGAAGTTTAAGTTTGTTATATCCAGGGGAACTGCGGGccctgagccaggcaggaggtgcctgcctggggaggaaactggaggtgaggaggaggaggaaggaaaggaggagggCAGCCgagccagctcagcagccagaGTGGGGTTTCTGCCTGCCCACGGCACAGGAGGCActgtgtggtttgtgttttcctGGAGCATCTCTGCATCCAGGAGTGTAAGGACAGCACGTTTTTCGCATCCCTGCTCGCCGTCCTGTTCTTCATGGTGTCCCAAACTGAGAGGGCTTTGTCACTGCAACAGACTCAGCCCTGACCTGTGCAGGAACTGGTGTGAAGCCACATCCTGCATTTCCATGGACTGCCAAATGCACCCCTTCCCTCTGTAGAGCCAGAAAGACCCTGTTTGTCCATTACCAATGTGTTCTTGTACTTAAAGGTTGGTGTATATATAAACAGAATGTACATACAGTAAACTCATTGTGCTGTAAGGAGAGAGAAAGATTTATTTTCATGTAAGCTATAAAAATTGATACTGACTCCTGAGACACTGCAGTGTCAAGTAAATTAATTCCATGTTGTAGCATGTAAACATGCAGACAATCCTGTCTCCAGCCTTATCTGTTCAAATCTCAGTTTATTCCCTCCTCTGAATCTCTTGCATGCAGTTGTGGAGGAGGGGGAAAGCCAGTGATTGTCCTGGGAAGTCAGAGGTCTGGAtaatccctccctgctcccttggGGAGTTTTGTTGACAGGTCAGACCTGACAAGCTGGAATGTCATGGTGTAAATTCCATCTTTTTGGAGCACAGCATGGACTGGCTGCTCAATTCTCTTCTGTTCCTCATCATTTTCTCCAGCTGCAATTTCTCTGTTGATTCAGACTGGGGAAAAAAGCCTTCACAGAAAGCAAGCACACAAATAGGTGTGTTCCCTCCCTGAATGTTTATTCCCTACACTTTTGGGAAGGCAACATCCCACAGCAAATCTTGGAAAGGCACTGGAAGTCTCAGGAGCTGTtgctgagggagggagggcagggagctgcatTGTCC
This window encodes:
- the TP73 gene encoding tumor protein p73 isoform X2, giving the protein MSQPSPADEGPTFEHLWSSLEPDSTYFDLPPANPSSSNEVSNSTEVTMDVFQMRGMTDSVMSQFNLLNNSMDQSIGSRAASTSPYSSEHTSNVPTHSPYSQPSSTFEAMSPAPVIPSNTDYPGPHHFEVTFQQSSTAKSATWTYSPLLKKLYCQIAKTCPIQIKVSTSPPPGTIIRAMPVYKKAEHVTEVVKRCPNHELGRDFNDGQSAPASHLIRVEGNNLSQYVDDPVTGRQSVMVPYEPPQVGTEFTTILYNFMCNSSCVGGMNRRPILIIITLETRDGQVLGRRSFEGRICACPGRDRKADEDHFREQQALNESTAKNGNANKRTFKQSPQGIPALGTGIKKRRHGEEEMYYVPVRGRENFEILMKIKESLELVELVPQQLVDSYRQQQQQLHQRQSQLQTPSSYGPVLSPMNKVHGGGINKLPSVNQLVGQPAQHGSSSAPGLGPMGPGMLNSHPMQSNGEMNGGHSSQSMVSGSHCTPPPPYNADPSLVSFLTGLGCPNCIDYFTSQGLQNIYHLQNLSIEDLAALKIPEQYRMIIWRGLQELKQSHDYGAQQLIRSSSSNASTISIGSSGELQRQRVMEAVHFRVRHTITIPNRGTADDWADFGFDLPDCKSRKQSIKEEFTEGEIN
- the TP73 gene encoding tumor protein p73 isoform X1: MEEGVIYPLSDSPALKMSQPSPADEGPTFEHLWSSLEPDSTYFDLPPANPSSSNEVSNSTEVTMDVFQMRGMTDSVMSQFNLLNNSMDQSIGSRAASTSPYSSEHTSNVPTHSPYSQPSSTFEAMSPAPVIPSNTDYPGPHHFEVTFQQSSTAKSATWTYSPLLKKLYCQIAKTCPIQIKVSTSPPPGTIIRAMPVYKKAEHVTEVVKRCPNHELGRDFNDGQSAPASHLIRVEGNNLSQYVDDPVTGRQSVMVPYEPPQVGTEFTTILYNFMCNSSCVGGMNRRPILIIITLETRDGQVLGRRSFEGRICACPGRDRKADEDHFREQQALNESTAKNGNANKRTFKQSPQGIPALGTGIKKRRHGEEEMYYVPVRGRENFEILMKIKESLELVELVPQQLVDSYRQQQQQLHQRQSQLQTPSSYGPVLSPMNKVHGGGINKLPSVNQLVGQPAQHGSSSAPGLGPMGPGMLNSHPMQSNGEMNGGHSSQSMVSGSHCTPPPPYNADPSLVSFLTGLGCPNCIDYFTSQGLQNIYHLQNLSIEDLAALKIPEQYRMIIWRGLQELKQSHDYGAQQLIRSSSSNASTISIGSSGELQRQRVMEAVHFRVRHTITIPNRGTADDWADFGFDLPDCKSRKQSIKEEFTEGEIN
- the TP73 gene encoding tumor protein p73 isoform X3, with product MLYISDPMQHFTTSQFNLLNNSMDQSIGSRAASTSPYSSEHTSNVPTHSPYSQPSSTFEAMSPAPVIPSNTDYPGPHHFEVTFQQSSTAKSATWTYSPLLKKLYCQIAKTCPIQIKVSTSPPPGTIIRAMPVYKKAEHVTEVVKRCPNHELGRDFNDGQSAPASHLIRVEGNNLSQYVDDPVTGRQSVMVPYEPPQVGTEFTTILYNFMCNSSCVGGMNRRPILIIITLETRDGQVLGRRSFEGRICACPGRDRKADEDHFREQQALNESTAKNGNANKRTFKQSPQGIPALGTGIKKRRHGEEEMYYVPVRGRENFEILMKIKESLELVELVPQQLVDSYRQQQQQLHQRQSQLQTPSSYGPVLSPMNKVHGGGINKLPSVNQLVGQPAQHGSSSAPGLGPMGPGMLNSHPMQSNGEMNGGHSSQSMVSGSHCTPPPPYNADPSLVSFLTGLGCPNCIDYFTSQGLQNIYHLQNLSIEDLAALKIPEQYRMIIWRGLQELKQSHDYGAQQLIRSSSSNASTISIGSSGELQRQRVMEAVHFRVRHTITIPNRGTADDWADFGFDLPDCKSRKQSIKEEFTEGEIN